One region of Bubalus bubalis isolate 160015118507 breed Murrah chromosome 15, NDDB_SH_1, whole genome shotgun sequence genomic DNA includes:
- the OPLAH gene encoding 5-oxoprolinase isoform X1 translates to MGGPEGRFHFAIDRGGTFTDVFAQCPGGHVRVLKLLSEDPANYADAPTEGIRRVLEQEGGVLLPRDRPLDTSRIASIRMGTTVATNALLERRGERVALLVTRGFRDLLHVGTQARSDLFDLAVPMPETLYEEVLEVDERVVLYRGEPGAGTPVKGCTGDLLEVQQPVDLGGLRGKLEGLLSRGIRSLAVVLMHSYTWAQHEQQVGALARELGFTHVSLSSEAMPMVRIVPRGHTACADAYLTPTIQRYVQGFRRGFQGQLKDVQVLFMRSDGGLAPMDSFSGSRAVLSGPAGGVVGYSATTYRVEGGQPVIGFDMGGTSTDVSRYAGEFEHVFEASTAGVTLQAPQLDINTVAAGGGSRLFFRSGLFVVGPESAGAHPGPACYRKGGPVTVTDANLVLGRLLPASFPCIFGPGEDQPLSPEASRKALEAVATEVNSFLTNGPYPASPLSLEEVAMGFVRVANEAMCRPIRALTQARGHDPSAHVLACFGGAGGQHACAIARALGMDTVHIHRHSGLLSALGLALADVVHEAQEPCSLPYTPETFAQLDQRLGHLEEQCVEALRAQGFPRSQISTESFLHLRYQGTDCALMVSAHQHPASARSPRAGDFGAAFVERYMREFGFIIPERQVVVDDVRVRGTGSSSLRLEDVPKAHSGPPRVDKMTQCYFEGGYQETPVYLLGELGCGHKLQGPCLIIDSNSTILVEPGCQAEVTETGDIRISVGAETASVVGTQLDPIHLSIFSHRFMSIAEQMGRILQRTAISTNIKERLDFSCALFGPDGGLVSNAPHIPVHLGAMQETVQFQIQQLGADLHPGDVLLSNHPSAGGSHLPDLTVITPVFWPGQTRPVFYVASRGHHADIGGITPGSMPPHSTSLQQEGAVFLSFKLVQGGVFQEEAVTEALRAPGKIPGCSGTRNLHDNLSDLRAQVAANQKGIQLVGELIGQYGLDVVQAYMGHIQANAELAVRDMLRAFGTARQARGLPLEVSAEDHMDDGSPIRLRVQINMSQGSAVFDFSGSGPEVFGNLNAPRAITLSALIYCLRCLVGRDIPLNQGCLAPVRVVIPKGSILDPSPDAAVVGGNVLTSQRVVDVILGAFGACAASQGCMNNVTLGNAHMGYYETVAGGAGAGPGWHGRSGVHSHMTNTRITDPEILESRYPVILRRFELRLGSGGRGRFRGGDGIIRELLFREEALLSVLTERRAFQPYGLMGGEPGARGLNLLIRKDGRTVNLGGKTSVPVYPGDVFCLHTPGGGGYGDPEDPAPLPGSPLQPLAFPERGSVYEYRRAQEAV, encoded by the exons ATGGGTGGCCCGGAGGGGCGCTTCCATTTTGCCATCGACCGTGGAGGCACCTTCACAGATGTCTTTGCCCAGTGCCCAGGGGGGCACGTGAGGGTCCTAAAGCTGCTTTCAGAAGACCCTGCCAACTATGCGGATGCCCCCACTGAGGGCATCCGCCGTGTCCTGGagcag GAGGGGGGCGTGCTGCTGCCGCGGGACCGGCCACTGGACACAAGTCGCATCGCCAGCATCCGCATGGGCACCACGGTGGCGACCAATGCGCTGTTGGAACGGAGGGGAGAGCGGGTGGCACTGCTGGTGACGCGTGGGTTCCGAGACCTGCTGCACGTGGGCACCCAGGCCCGCTCGGACCTCTTTGACCTG GCCGTGCCCATGCCCGAGACGCTGTACGAGGAGGTGCTGGAAGTGGACGAACGGGTGGTGCTCTATCGAGGGGAGCCGGGTGCTGGGACACCTGTGAAAG GCTGCACAGGGGACCTACTGGAAGTGCAGCAGCCTGTGGACCTGGGGGGCCTGCGAGGGAAGCTGGAAGGGCTCCTGTCCCGGGGCATCCGCAGCTTGGCTGTGGTGCTCATGCACTCGTACAC GTGGGCCCAGCACGAGCAGCAGGTGGGAGCCCTGGCCCGGGAACTGGGCTTCACGCATGTGTCGCTGTCCTCGGAGGCCATGCCCATGGTGCGCATTGTGCCCCGGGGGCACACGGCCTGTGCCGACGCCTACCTCACGCCCACCATCCAGCGCTACGTGCAGGGCTTCCGCCGTGGCTTCCAGGGTCAGCTCAAG GACGTGCAGGTGCTGTTCATGCGCTCCGACGGTGGGCTGGCGCCCATGGACTCCTTCAGCGGCTCCCGCGCTGTGCTCTCCGGCCCTGCTGGGGGCGTGGTTGGTTACTCAGCCACCACCTACCGAGTGGAGGGCGGCCAGCCAGTCATCGGCTTTGACATGGGAG gcacGTCTACCGACGTGAGCCGCTATGCTGGCGAGTTTGAGCATGTTTTCGAGGCCAGCACGGCTGGTGTCACCCTCCAGGCCCCCCAGCTGGATATCAACACGGTGGCAGCGGGTGGGGGCTCCCGCCTCTTCTTCAG GTCGGGCCTCTTCGTGGTGGGGCCAGAGTCTGCGGGAGCCCACCCCGGCCCTGCCTGCTACCGAAAAG GGGGCCCTGTGACAGTGACGGATGCTAATCTGGTCCTGGGTCGCCTGctgcctgcctccttcccctGCATTTTTGGGCCGGGAGAGGACCAGCCACTGTCCCCGGAGGCGTCCCGAAAGGCCCTGGAGGCTGTGGCCACAGAGGTCAACAGCTTCCTGACCAATGGGCCTTACCCGGCCTCCCCGCTgagcctggaggaggtggccatGGGGTTTGTGCGTGTGGCCAACGAGGCCATGTGTCGGCCCATCCGTGCACTCACGCAG GCACGAGGTCATGACCCCTCGGCCCACGTGCTGGCCTGCtttgggggagctggtgggcagCATGCTTGTGCCATTGCCCGGGCCCTGGGCATGGACACTGTGCACATTCACAG GCACAGTGGGCTGCTGTCGGCGCTGGGGCTGGCCCTGGCCGACGTGGTGCATGAGGCGCAGGAGCCCTGCTCCCTGCCATATACTCCCGAGACCTTTGCGCAGCTGGACCAGAGGCTGGGCCACCTGGAGGAGCAGTGTGTGGAGGCCCTGCGGGcccagggcttccccag GTCCCAGATCAGCACCGAGAGCTTCCTGCACCTGCGCTACCAGGGCACGGACTGCGCCTTGATGGTGTCTGCCCACCAGCACCCAGCCAGTGCCCGCTCACCCCGAGCTGGTGACTTTGGGGCAGCCTTTGTGGAGAG GTACATGAGGGAGTTCGGCTTCATTATTCCCGAGCGGCAGGTGGTGGTGGATGACGTGCGGGTCAGGGGCACCGGCAGCAGCAGCCTTCGCCTCGAGGACGTCCCAAAAGCCCATAGTGGGCCTCCCCGGGTAGATAAG ATGACCCAGTGCTACTTTGAGGGGGGCTACCAGGAGACCCCTGTGTACCTGTTGGGAGAGCTGGGCTGTGGGCACAAGCTTCAGGGGCCCTGCCTCATCATTGACAGCAACAG tACCATCCTGGTGGAGCCAGGCTGCCAGGCAGAGGTGACTGAGACTGGGGACATCCGCATCTCTGTGGGGGCTGAGACAGCCAGCGTGGTGGGCACACAGCTTGACCCCATCCACCTTTCCATCTTCTCCCACCGCTTCATGAGCATCGCTG AGCAGATGGGCCGCATCCTGCAGCGCACGGCCATCTCCACCAACATCAAGGAGCGTCTGGACTTCTCCTGCGCCCTCTTTGGGCCCGACGGGGGGCTGGTCTCCAACGCCCCTCACATCCCTGTGCACCTGGGTGCCATGCAGGAGACGGTGCAGTTCCAG ATTCAGCAGTTGGGGGCTGATCTCCACCCCGGCGACGTGCTGCTGAGCAACCACCCCAGCGCGGGGGGCAGCCACCTGCCAGACCTGACTGTCATCACACCG GTGTTTTGGCCGGGTCAGACACGGCCTGTGTTCTATGTGGCCAGCCGTGGGCACCATGCAGACATTGGGGGCATCACACCAGGCTCCATGCCCCCCCACTCCACCAGCCTGCAGCAGGAGGGCGCGGTCTTCCTGTCCTTTAAACTTGTGCAGGGGGGAGTCTTCCAGGAAGAGG CGGTGACTGAAGCCCTGCGGGCGCCAGGCAAGATTCCAGGCTGCAGCGGGACACGGAACCTGCACGACAACCTGTCGGATCTGCGCGCCCAGGTGGCGGCCAACCAGAAGGGCATCCAGCTGGTGGGCGAGCTCATCGGGCAGTACGGCCTGGACGTGGTACAGGCCTACATGGGCCACATTCAG GCAAACGCGGAGCTCGCTGTGAGGGACATGCTCCGGGCCTTTGGAACTGCCCGGCAGGCCCGGGGCCTGCCCCTGGAGGTGTCTGCAGAGGACCACATGGACGACGGCTCCCCTATCCGACTCCGAGTGCAGATCAACATGAGTCAG GGTAGCGCGGTGTTTGATTTCAGCGGCTCAGGGCCAGAGGTGTTCGGCAACCTCAACGCGCCGCGGGCCATCACGCTGTCTGCGCTCATCTACTGTCTTCGCTGTCTGGTCGGCCGCGACATTCCACTCAACCAG GGCTGCCTGGCTCCGGTGCGCGTGGTGATTCCTAAAGGCTCCATCCTAGACCCTTCCCCCGATGCGGCCGTGGTGGGCGGCAACGTGCTCACGTCGCAGCGCGTGGTGGACGTCATCCTGGGGGCCTTCGGGGCCTGCGCAGCTTCCCAG GGCTGCATGAACAACGTGACCTTGGGCAACGCCCACATGGGCTACTACGAGACGGTGGCGGGCGGCGCGGGCGCGGGCCCGGGTTGGCACGGGCGCAGCGGCGTGCACAGCCACATGACCAACACGCGCATCACCGACCCCGAGATCCTGGAGAGCAG GTACCCGGTTATCCTGCGCCGCTTCGAGCTAAGGCTGGGGTCCGGGGGTCGCGGCCGCTTCCGGGGCGGCGACGGCATTATCCGTGAGCTGCTTTTCCGCGAGGAGGCGCTGCTTTCCGTGCTGACCGAGCGCCGCGCCTTCCAGCCGTATGGCCTGATGG
- the OPLAH gene encoding 5-oxoprolinase isoform X2, which produces MGGPEGRFHFAIDRGGTFTDVFAQCPGGHVRVLKLLSEDPANYADAPTEGIRRVLEQEGGVLLPRDRPLDTSRIASIRMGTTVATNALLERRGERVALLVTRGFRDLLHVGTQARSDLFDLAVPMPETLYEEVLEVDERVVLYRGEPGAGTPVKGCTGDLLEVQQPVDLGGLRGKLEGLLSRGIRSLAVVLMHSYTWAQHEQQVGALARELGFTHVSLSSEAMPMVRIVPRGHTACADAYLTPTIQRYVQGFRRGFQGQLKDVQVLFMRSDGGLAPMDSFSGSRAVLSGPAGGVVGYSATTYRVEGGQPVIGFDMGGTSTDVSRYAGEFEHVFEASTAGVTLQAPQLDINTVAAGGGSRLFFRSGLFVVGPESAGAHPGPACYRKGGPVTVTDANLVLGRLLPASFPCIFGPGEDQPLSPEASRKALEAVATEVNSFLTNGPYPASPLSLEEVAMGFVRVANEAMCRPIRALTQARGHDPSAHVLACFGGAGGQHACAIARALGMDTVHIHRHSGLLSALGLALADVVHEAQEPCSLPYTPETFAQLDQRLGHLEEQCVEALRAQGFPRSQISTESFLHLRYQGTDCALMVSAHQHPASARSPRAGDFGAAFVERYMREFGFIIPERQVVVDDVRVRGTGSSSLRLEDVPKAHSGPPRVDKMTQCYFEGGYQETPVYLLGELGCGHKLQGPCLIIDSNSTILVEPGCQAEVTETGDIRISVGAETASVVGTQLDPIHLSIFSHRFMSIAEQMGRILQRTAISTNIKERLDFSCALFGPDGGLVSNAPHIPVHLGAMQETVQFQIQQLGADLHPGDVLLSNHPSAGGSHLPDLTVITPVFWPGQTRPVFYVASRGHHADIGGITPGSMPPHSTSLQQEGAVFLSFKLVQGGVFQEEAVTEALRAPGKIPGCSGTRNLHDNLSDLRAQVAANQKGIQLVGELIGQYGLDVVQAYMGHIQANAELAVRDMLRAFGTARQARGLPLEVSAEDHMDDGSPIRLRVQINMSQGCLAPVRVVIPKGSILDPSPDAAVVGGNVLTSQRVVDVILGAFGACAASQGCMNNVTLGNAHMGYYETVAGGAGAGPGWHGRSGVHSHMTNTRITDPEILESRYPVILRRFELRLGSGGRGRFRGGDGIIRELLFREEALLSVLTERRAFQPYGLMGGEPGARGLNLLIRKDGRTVNLGGKTSVPVYPGDVFCLHTPGGGGYGDPEDPAPLPGSPLQPLAFPERGSVYEYRRAQEAV; this is translated from the exons ATGGGTGGCCCGGAGGGGCGCTTCCATTTTGCCATCGACCGTGGAGGCACCTTCACAGATGTCTTTGCCCAGTGCCCAGGGGGGCACGTGAGGGTCCTAAAGCTGCTTTCAGAAGACCCTGCCAACTATGCGGATGCCCCCACTGAGGGCATCCGCCGTGTCCTGGagcag GAGGGGGGCGTGCTGCTGCCGCGGGACCGGCCACTGGACACAAGTCGCATCGCCAGCATCCGCATGGGCACCACGGTGGCGACCAATGCGCTGTTGGAACGGAGGGGAGAGCGGGTGGCACTGCTGGTGACGCGTGGGTTCCGAGACCTGCTGCACGTGGGCACCCAGGCCCGCTCGGACCTCTTTGACCTG GCCGTGCCCATGCCCGAGACGCTGTACGAGGAGGTGCTGGAAGTGGACGAACGGGTGGTGCTCTATCGAGGGGAGCCGGGTGCTGGGACACCTGTGAAAG GCTGCACAGGGGACCTACTGGAAGTGCAGCAGCCTGTGGACCTGGGGGGCCTGCGAGGGAAGCTGGAAGGGCTCCTGTCCCGGGGCATCCGCAGCTTGGCTGTGGTGCTCATGCACTCGTACAC GTGGGCCCAGCACGAGCAGCAGGTGGGAGCCCTGGCCCGGGAACTGGGCTTCACGCATGTGTCGCTGTCCTCGGAGGCCATGCCCATGGTGCGCATTGTGCCCCGGGGGCACACGGCCTGTGCCGACGCCTACCTCACGCCCACCATCCAGCGCTACGTGCAGGGCTTCCGCCGTGGCTTCCAGGGTCAGCTCAAG GACGTGCAGGTGCTGTTCATGCGCTCCGACGGTGGGCTGGCGCCCATGGACTCCTTCAGCGGCTCCCGCGCTGTGCTCTCCGGCCCTGCTGGGGGCGTGGTTGGTTACTCAGCCACCACCTACCGAGTGGAGGGCGGCCAGCCAGTCATCGGCTTTGACATGGGAG gcacGTCTACCGACGTGAGCCGCTATGCTGGCGAGTTTGAGCATGTTTTCGAGGCCAGCACGGCTGGTGTCACCCTCCAGGCCCCCCAGCTGGATATCAACACGGTGGCAGCGGGTGGGGGCTCCCGCCTCTTCTTCAG GTCGGGCCTCTTCGTGGTGGGGCCAGAGTCTGCGGGAGCCCACCCCGGCCCTGCCTGCTACCGAAAAG GGGGCCCTGTGACAGTGACGGATGCTAATCTGGTCCTGGGTCGCCTGctgcctgcctccttcccctGCATTTTTGGGCCGGGAGAGGACCAGCCACTGTCCCCGGAGGCGTCCCGAAAGGCCCTGGAGGCTGTGGCCACAGAGGTCAACAGCTTCCTGACCAATGGGCCTTACCCGGCCTCCCCGCTgagcctggaggaggtggccatGGGGTTTGTGCGTGTGGCCAACGAGGCCATGTGTCGGCCCATCCGTGCACTCACGCAG GCACGAGGTCATGACCCCTCGGCCCACGTGCTGGCCTGCtttgggggagctggtgggcagCATGCTTGTGCCATTGCCCGGGCCCTGGGCATGGACACTGTGCACATTCACAG GCACAGTGGGCTGCTGTCGGCGCTGGGGCTGGCCCTGGCCGACGTGGTGCATGAGGCGCAGGAGCCCTGCTCCCTGCCATATACTCCCGAGACCTTTGCGCAGCTGGACCAGAGGCTGGGCCACCTGGAGGAGCAGTGTGTGGAGGCCCTGCGGGcccagggcttccccag GTCCCAGATCAGCACCGAGAGCTTCCTGCACCTGCGCTACCAGGGCACGGACTGCGCCTTGATGGTGTCTGCCCACCAGCACCCAGCCAGTGCCCGCTCACCCCGAGCTGGTGACTTTGGGGCAGCCTTTGTGGAGAG GTACATGAGGGAGTTCGGCTTCATTATTCCCGAGCGGCAGGTGGTGGTGGATGACGTGCGGGTCAGGGGCACCGGCAGCAGCAGCCTTCGCCTCGAGGACGTCCCAAAAGCCCATAGTGGGCCTCCCCGGGTAGATAAG ATGACCCAGTGCTACTTTGAGGGGGGCTACCAGGAGACCCCTGTGTACCTGTTGGGAGAGCTGGGCTGTGGGCACAAGCTTCAGGGGCCCTGCCTCATCATTGACAGCAACAG tACCATCCTGGTGGAGCCAGGCTGCCAGGCAGAGGTGACTGAGACTGGGGACATCCGCATCTCTGTGGGGGCTGAGACAGCCAGCGTGGTGGGCACACAGCTTGACCCCATCCACCTTTCCATCTTCTCCCACCGCTTCATGAGCATCGCTG AGCAGATGGGCCGCATCCTGCAGCGCACGGCCATCTCCACCAACATCAAGGAGCGTCTGGACTTCTCCTGCGCCCTCTTTGGGCCCGACGGGGGGCTGGTCTCCAACGCCCCTCACATCCCTGTGCACCTGGGTGCCATGCAGGAGACGGTGCAGTTCCAG ATTCAGCAGTTGGGGGCTGATCTCCACCCCGGCGACGTGCTGCTGAGCAACCACCCCAGCGCGGGGGGCAGCCACCTGCCAGACCTGACTGTCATCACACCG GTGTTTTGGCCGGGTCAGACACGGCCTGTGTTCTATGTGGCCAGCCGTGGGCACCATGCAGACATTGGGGGCATCACACCAGGCTCCATGCCCCCCCACTCCACCAGCCTGCAGCAGGAGGGCGCGGTCTTCCTGTCCTTTAAACTTGTGCAGGGGGGAGTCTTCCAGGAAGAGG CGGTGACTGAAGCCCTGCGGGCGCCAGGCAAGATTCCAGGCTGCAGCGGGACACGGAACCTGCACGACAACCTGTCGGATCTGCGCGCCCAGGTGGCGGCCAACCAGAAGGGCATCCAGCTGGTGGGCGAGCTCATCGGGCAGTACGGCCTGGACGTGGTACAGGCCTACATGGGCCACATTCAG GCAAACGCGGAGCTCGCTGTGAGGGACATGCTCCGGGCCTTTGGAACTGCCCGGCAGGCCCGGGGCCTGCCCCTGGAGGTGTCTGCAGAGGACCACATGGACGACGGCTCCCCTATCCGACTCCGAGTGCAGATCAACATGAGTCAG GGCTGCCTGGCTCCGGTGCGCGTGGTGATTCCTAAAGGCTCCATCCTAGACCCTTCCCCCGATGCGGCCGTGGTGGGCGGCAACGTGCTCACGTCGCAGCGCGTGGTGGACGTCATCCTGGGGGCCTTCGGGGCCTGCGCAGCTTCCCAG GGCTGCATGAACAACGTGACCTTGGGCAACGCCCACATGGGCTACTACGAGACGGTGGCGGGCGGCGCGGGCGCGGGCCCGGGTTGGCACGGGCGCAGCGGCGTGCACAGCCACATGACCAACACGCGCATCACCGACCCCGAGATCCTGGAGAGCAG GTACCCGGTTATCCTGCGCCGCTTCGAGCTAAGGCTGGGGTCCGGGGGTCGCGGCCGCTTCCGGGGCGGCGACGGCATTATCCGTGAGCTGCTTTTCCGCGAGGAGGCGCTGCTTTCCGTGCTGACCGAGCGCCGCGCCTTCCAGCCGTATGGCCTGATGG
- the OPLAH gene encoding 5-oxoprolinase isoform X3: protein MGTTVATNALLERRGERVALLVTRGFRDLLHVGTQARSDLFDLAVPMPETLYEEVLEVDERVVLYRGEPGAGTPVKGCTGDLLEVQQPVDLGGLRGKLEGLLSRGIRSLAVVLMHSYTWAQHEQQVGALARELGFTHVSLSSEAMPMVRIVPRGHTACADAYLTPTIQRYVQGFRRGFQGQLKDVQVLFMRSDGGLAPMDSFSGSRAVLSGPAGGVVGYSATTYRVEGGQPVIGFDMGGTSTDVSRYAGEFEHVFEASTAGVTLQAPQLDINTVAAGGGSRLFFRSGLFVVGPESAGAHPGPACYRKGGPVTVTDANLVLGRLLPASFPCIFGPGEDQPLSPEASRKALEAVATEVNSFLTNGPYPASPLSLEEVAMGFVRVANEAMCRPIRALTQARGHDPSAHVLACFGGAGGQHACAIARALGMDTVHIHRHSGLLSALGLALADVVHEAQEPCSLPYTPETFAQLDQRLGHLEEQCVEALRAQGFPRSQISTESFLHLRYQGTDCALMVSAHQHPASARSPRAGDFGAAFVERYMREFGFIIPERQVVVDDVRVRGTGSSSLRLEDVPKAHSGPPRVDKMTQCYFEGGYQETPVYLLGELGCGHKLQGPCLIIDSNSTILVEPGCQAEVTETGDIRISVGAETASVVGTQLDPIHLSIFSHRFMSIAEQMGRILQRTAISTNIKERLDFSCALFGPDGGLVSNAPHIPVHLGAMQETVQFQIQQLGADLHPGDVLLSNHPSAGGSHLPDLTVITPVFWPGQTRPVFYVASRGHHADIGGITPGSMPPHSTSLQQEGAVFLSFKLVQGGVFQEEAVTEALRAPGKIPGCSGTRNLHDNLSDLRAQVAANQKGIQLVGELIGQYGLDVVQAYMGHIQANAELAVRDMLRAFGTARQARGLPLEVSAEDHMDDGSPIRLRVQINMSQGSAVFDFSGSGPEVFGNLNAPRAITLSALIYCLRCLVGRDIPLNQGCLAPVRVVIPKGSILDPSPDAAVVGGNVLTSQRVVDVILGAFGACAASQGCMNNVTLGNAHMGYYETVAGGAGAGPGWHGRSGVHSHMTNTRITDPEILESRYPVILRRFELRLGSGGRGRFRGGDGIIRELLFREEALLSVLTERRAFQPYGLMGGEPGARGLNLLIRKDGRTVNLGGKTSVPVYPGDVFCLHTPGGGGYGDPEDPAPLPGSPLQPLAFPERGSVYEYRRAQEAV from the exons ATGGGCACCACGGTGGCGACCAATGCGCTGTTGGAACGGAGGGGAGAGCGGGTGGCACTGCTGGTGACGCGTGGGTTCCGAGACCTGCTGCACGTGGGCACCCAGGCCCGCTCGGACCTCTTTGACCTG GCCGTGCCCATGCCCGAGACGCTGTACGAGGAGGTGCTGGAAGTGGACGAACGGGTGGTGCTCTATCGAGGGGAGCCGGGTGCTGGGACACCTGTGAAAG GCTGCACAGGGGACCTACTGGAAGTGCAGCAGCCTGTGGACCTGGGGGGCCTGCGAGGGAAGCTGGAAGGGCTCCTGTCCCGGGGCATCCGCAGCTTGGCTGTGGTGCTCATGCACTCGTACAC GTGGGCCCAGCACGAGCAGCAGGTGGGAGCCCTGGCCCGGGAACTGGGCTTCACGCATGTGTCGCTGTCCTCGGAGGCCATGCCCATGGTGCGCATTGTGCCCCGGGGGCACACGGCCTGTGCCGACGCCTACCTCACGCCCACCATCCAGCGCTACGTGCAGGGCTTCCGCCGTGGCTTCCAGGGTCAGCTCAAG GACGTGCAGGTGCTGTTCATGCGCTCCGACGGTGGGCTGGCGCCCATGGACTCCTTCAGCGGCTCCCGCGCTGTGCTCTCCGGCCCTGCTGGGGGCGTGGTTGGTTACTCAGCCACCACCTACCGAGTGGAGGGCGGCCAGCCAGTCATCGGCTTTGACATGGGAG gcacGTCTACCGACGTGAGCCGCTATGCTGGCGAGTTTGAGCATGTTTTCGAGGCCAGCACGGCTGGTGTCACCCTCCAGGCCCCCCAGCTGGATATCAACACGGTGGCAGCGGGTGGGGGCTCCCGCCTCTTCTTCAG GTCGGGCCTCTTCGTGGTGGGGCCAGAGTCTGCGGGAGCCCACCCCGGCCCTGCCTGCTACCGAAAAG GGGGCCCTGTGACAGTGACGGATGCTAATCTGGTCCTGGGTCGCCTGctgcctgcctccttcccctGCATTTTTGGGCCGGGAGAGGACCAGCCACTGTCCCCGGAGGCGTCCCGAAAGGCCCTGGAGGCTGTGGCCACAGAGGTCAACAGCTTCCTGACCAATGGGCCTTACCCGGCCTCCCCGCTgagcctggaggaggtggccatGGGGTTTGTGCGTGTGGCCAACGAGGCCATGTGTCGGCCCATCCGTGCACTCACGCAG GCACGAGGTCATGACCCCTCGGCCCACGTGCTGGCCTGCtttgggggagctggtgggcagCATGCTTGTGCCATTGCCCGGGCCCTGGGCATGGACACTGTGCACATTCACAG GCACAGTGGGCTGCTGTCGGCGCTGGGGCTGGCCCTGGCCGACGTGGTGCATGAGGCGCAGGAGCCCTGCTCCCTGCCATATACTCCCGAGACCTTTGCGCAGCTGGACCAGAGGCTGGGCCACCTGGAGGAGCAGTGTGTGGAGGCCCTGCGGGcccagggcttccccag GTCCCAGATCAGCACCGAGAGCTTCCTGCACCTGCGCTACCAGGGCACGGACTGCGCCTTGATGGTGTCTGCCCACCAGCACCCAGCCAGTGCCCGCTCACCCCGAGCTGGTGACTTTGGGGCAGCCTTTGTGGAGAG GTACATGAGGGAGTTCGGCTTCATTATTCCCGAGCGGCAGGTGGTGGTGGATGACGTGCGGGTCAGGGGCACCGGCAGCAGCAGCCTTCGCCTCGAGGACGTCCCAAAAGCCCATAGTGGGCCTCCCCGGGTAGATAAG ATGACCCAGTGCTACTTTGAGGGGGGCTACCAGGAGACCCCTGTGTACCTGTTGGGAGAGCTGGGCTGTGGGCACAAGCTTCAGGGGCCCTGCCTCATCATTGACAGCAACAG tACCATCCTGGTGGAGCCAGGCTGCCAGGCAGAGGTGACTGAGACTGGGGACATCCGCATCTCTGTGGGGGCTGAGACAGCCAGCGTGGTGGGCACACAGCTTGACCCCATCCACCTTTCCATCTTCTCCCACCGCTTCATGAGCATCGCTG AGCAGATGGGCCGCATCCTGCAGCGCACGGCCATCTCCACCAACATCAAGGAGCGTCTGGACTTCTCCTGCGCCCTCTTTGGGCCCGACGGGGGGCTGGTCTCCAACGCCCCTCACATCCCTGTGCACCTGGGTGCCATGCAGGAGACGGTGCAGTTCCAG ATTCAGCAGTTGGGGGCTGATCTCCACCCCGGCGACGTGCTGCTGAGCAACCACCCCAGCGCGGGGGGCAGCCACCTGCCAGACCTGACTGTCATCACACCG GTGTTTTGGCCGGGTCAGACACGGCCTGTGTTCTATGTGGCCAGCCGTGGGCACCATGCAGACATTGGGGGCATCACACCAGGCTCCATGCCCCCCCACTCCACCAGCCTGCAGCAGGAGGGCGCGGTCTTCCTGTCCTTTAAACTTGTGCAGGGGGGAGTCTTCCAGGAAGAGG CGGTGACTGAAGCCCTGCGGGCGCCAGGCAAGATTCCAGGCTGCAGCGGGACACGGAACCTGCACGACAACCTGTCGGATCTGCGCGCCCAGGTGGCGGCCAACCAGAAGGGCATCCAGCTGGTGGGCGAGCTCATCGGGCAGTACGGCCTGGACGTGGTACAGGCCTACATGGGCCACATTCAG GCAAACGCGGAGCTCGCTGTGAGGGACATGCTCCGGGCCTTTGGAACTGCCCGGCAGGCCCGGGGCCTGCCCCTGGAGGTGTCTGCAGAGGACCACATGGACGACGGCTCCCCTATCCGACTCCGAGTGCAGATCAACATGAGTCAG GGTAGCGCGGTGTTTGATTTCAGCGGCTCAGGGCCAGAGGTGTTCGGCAACCTCAACGCGCCGCGGGCCATCACGCTGTCTGCGCTCATCTACTGTCTTCGCTGTCTGGTCGGCCGCGACATTCCACTCAACCAG GGCTGCCTGGCTCCGGTGCGCGTGGTGATTCCTAAAGGCTCCATCCTAGACCCTTCCCCCGATGCGGCCGTGGTGGGCGGCAACGTGCTCACGTCGCAGCGCGTGGTGGACGTCATCCTGGGGGCCTTCGGGGCCTGCGCAGCTTCCCAG GGCTGCATGAACAACGTGACCTTGGGCAACGCCCACATGGGCTACTACGAGACGGTGGCGGGCGGCGCGGGCGCGGGCCCGGGTTGGCACGGGCGCAGCGGCGTGCACAGCCACATGACCAACACGCGCATCACCGACCCCGAGATCCTGGAGAGCAG GTACCCGGTTATCCTGCGCCGCTTCGAGCTAAGGCTGGGGTCCGGGGGTCGCGGCCGCTTCCGGGGCGGCGACGGCATTATCCGTGAGCTGCTTTTCCGCGAGGAGGCGCTGCTTTCCGTGCTGACCGAGCGCCGCGCCTTCCAGCCGTATGGCCTGATGG